From Ursus arctos isolate Adak ecotype North America unplaced genomic scaffold, UrsArc2.0 scaffold_11, whole genome shotgun sequence, the proteins below share one genomic window:
- the NDUFC1 gene encoding NADH dehydrogenase [ubiquinone] 1 subunit C1, mitochondrial, with translation MAPPALLRPFSKLLAPTRLSSGSSARSKFYVREPPHDRPDWLKVGLTLGTSVFLWIYLIKQHNEDVLEYKRRNGLE, from the exons ATGGCGCCGCCCGCGTTGTTGCGCCCGTTCTCCAAGCTGTTGGCTCCTACCAGGCTCTCAAGCGGCT CTTCCGCGCGATCGAAATTCTACGTTCGGGAGCCACCACATGACAGACCTGACTGGCTGAAAGTTGGGCTGACCTTGGGCACCTCCGTCTTCTTATGGATCTAT CTCATCAAACAGCATAATGAAGATGTTTTAgagtataaaagaagaaatgggttGGAATAA